Below is a genomic region from Cupriavidus sp. P-10.
GAACTCGTACTTGCCGTTAGCCCCGGTCTTCACCGCGCCGCGAAGGTTGAAATCGTCTTGCGCGCCGGTCGGATCGAAGTGCGAGTAAAAGCCCTTGGAGTTGGCGTGCCAGCATTCGACAACCGCATCGGCCACGGGCTTGCCGTCCGGTCCGGTCACAGTGCCACGGATGATGAGCGGACCCGCGTCTTCGTCGGCATTGAGATCAATCCTGGAGACGCCATCGCGCACCGGGGCGCCAGCAACATACAGCGGGCCTTCGATCGTGCGCGGCGTGCCACCGTGGATGTCAGCTTCACGGTCCTCTGCATCCATGCGGATGTCGAGATACTTCTCGAGACCAAGGCCAGCGGCCAGGAGGGCCGCCTCACCATCTTGTCCGAGCTTGTTGAAGTAATTCACACCGGCCCAAATCTCGTCGGGCGTCATGTCGAGGTCATCGATGGCCTTGAAGAGGTCGCTTAGCAGACGATGAGTAATCTGCTTGGTACGAGCGTTGCCCTCCTGGTTTCCCAGATTGGCAGCGGCCTTCAGCAGGTCCTGCACTTCCTTCGAGTCGAACACTTTGACACTCATGTCTGCTCCTAAACTTTCTGTGCTTTGGTGGGGTAAACCCTTGTTTCAAGTCGATCTGAATGTACTCAGAAGGTATAATGCGGCCTTGAAACAGAGCGTGATGGCAGAATAGAGGACGGCAAACAGGTGAGTCCAACACCGTTTTAGTATCGGATCATATCTTGGAGGTATTGTATGGAGCTGCGACATCTTCGCTATTTTGTAGCGGTTGCCGAGGAACGCAACTTCACGCGCGCAGCAAAGCGGCTCCATATCGCGCAGCCGCCGTTAAGCCGCCAAATACAGCAGCTCGAAGAAACACTGGGGGTCCAGCTATTCGAACGAAGCTCTCGTCCGCTCAAGCTCACCGAGACAGGCAAGTTTTTTTACTCGCACGCAGTGCATCTCATTGCGCAGACGAACGAGCTGGAATCCATGACAAGGCGTGTTGGCAGCATCGAGCGCAGTCTGTCCGTCGGCTTTGTGGGGTCCACGCTCTACGGCATGCTTCCAAAGATCATTCGGCGATTCCGGGACGAGAACAAGTCGGTCGAGCTCAGCCTCCACGAGATGTCGACGATGGACCAGATTCGCGCCCTCAAGGACGGACGCATCGATGTAGGGTTCGGTCGGATTCGACACGAGGATGCGAACATCCGCCGGGTGATTCTCCGCGAGGAGAAAATGATCGTTGCACTTCCTGTCGGTCATCCGCTCTCAACCTCGAAGCCGGTGCTCGCGCTTCGGGACCTCATCTACGAAACACTCATTGTTTTCCCCAAGGCACCGAGGCCAAGCTACGCGGATCAGGTTCTGTCGGCTTTCCAGGAGCGAGCCCTCACCCCTCGGCGCATCTATGACGTGCGCGAATTGCAGATTGCATTGGGGCTTGTCGCGGCAGGAGAAGGGATTGCAGTCGTCCCAAGCAGCGTCTATGGGCTGAAGCGCGACGACGTGAGCTACATGGAACTGGACGACCCAACCCTCACCTCGCCCATTATCATGAGTATGCGTGCGATGGATGAGTCGCGTGACATCAAGGAA
It encodes:
- the catA gene encoding catechol 1,2-dioxygenase, whose translation is MSVKVFDSKEVQDLLKAAANLGNQEGNARTKQITHRLLSDLFKAIDDLDMTPDEIWAGVNYFNKLGQDGEAALLAAGLGLEKYLDIRMDAEDREADIHGGTPRTIEGPLYVAGAPVRDGVSRIDLNADEDAGPLIIRGTVTGPDGKPVADAVVECWHANSKGFYSHFDPTGAQDDFNLRGAVKTGANGKYEFRTLMPVGYGCPPQGATQQLLDVIARHGNRPAHVHFFVTSDKTRKLTTQINIEGDPLIWDDFAYATREELVPHVVEKTGGAALGLKGDAYKEIEFNIELTPLVQGKDNQLVKRPRASATA
- a CDS encoding LysR family transcriptional regulator, with product MELRHLRYFVAVAEERNFTRAAKRLHIAQPPLSRQIQQLEETLGVQLFERSSRPLKLTETGKFFYSHAVHLIAQTNELESMTRRVGSIERSLSVGFVGSTLYGMLPKIIRRFRDENKSVELSLHEMSTMDQIRALKDGRIDVGFGRIRHEDANIRRVILREEKMIVALPVGHPLSTSKPVLALRDLIYETLIVFPKAPRPSYADQVLSAFQERALTPRRIYDVRELQIALGLVAAGEGIAVVPSSVYGLKRDDVSYMELDDPTLTSPIIMSMRAMDESRDIKEMLELIYRLYEEEGIPYVPRTDKGS